The Lepeophtheirus salmonis chromosome 3, UVic_Lsal_1.4, whole genome shotgun sequence genomic interval aacttgtttcaTGACCACAGCctcttaataaacaaaaatgaagagtaaGAATGAAATTGGGACGAGACAATTTTCTTAATCCGGACTAATTTAAAGCATCgaccaacagaaaaaaaaatggaaaaaagacGGTCAGGATGTCAATGAGTTGGATCGGTTAGAAGTTATAAACATCTTTAATCGACAGTTTGCTACAGATGTTCAATAAAAGAgtcttaaaagaaaaatattaatgaattgtGAAAGACAAAATCTAAATTaccaatttcattttgaatcacACAACGTATTTTTATTagtgtatttgttttttcaataaattataggCCAGAGGGctcataatgtatatattgtgtataagTTGTAATTGTGTATAagttgtaattttgtacaagttgtaacctgtgtaagcaaattgtacaagttggaaaCAAAAGGTGAGCTGAatagttttaaatgaaaaatttacagtacttgggaggATGATAATGGAATAatggaatattccatggatgatcagTATATTTATAGGGTAATTTTTCACTATTTCAATACAATTACTAAAATAAGTATTCCTTGACATatcataaagttcaaatgccatCAGTTATTATagtactaataattatataataaccatttaattttaatttgaaatgataGTATGGATTTATAATGacaaatgttataattaaataatgcattttaagacgaagaaattacaacttgtacaatttgttcaTACATGTTGTTATTTGCACAGATATCGCAGTTTGTcagaagatatatttatattatacttaaattgaCACATGTGTTGTATTGCGTCACACAGATTAACACTAAGAAACTTATTGAAACTCAAATACATGTATTAAAGTTTTCTTCTGAGACTACAAAGTTAGAGTGtgttttgtacaattttctaaaaatgacggtttttaatttataagtgacacttttttgaatgatgttttttaatttataaaatacttttctttgatcacgttatttttatacatttattgatattaataaaaaaaattatatggctATTGGTTGGATTGCCTAAAATAAGATGCCATTGCCTATAAGTTTTTAATCTCCTACGCATATGTTTAGTTctccaatttatatatatgttgagaCAATTAAAACACCAAGTTGATCTTTGTGCTGTTAAGTACTTTTTATGTGGAAAATAAGATTTGGAAAATgtttaaatcataaattcatctgaaaaaatgaccTTAAAAATTTGATCCATATTACTCTTGCCCTGGATCTCGACCACTGCTtagttattcttttgaactattaaattaaatattttcgtcTCCAAAAGAACTTCGAAGACAATTTTGTGGAAATATTCTGGATACACCTTACAACTTTCATACTAGAATACCATTGTTGCATTGTTCTTTATTTAGGACCAATAAATGTGATCCAATCTGATTTGGTTCTtcttgttggtccttaaagaaagtaaaattgattCTTCATTgtggttatttttcttttttaaattattttgctaaataGTAGAATAAACTATATAATGAAGAACAAATATAATCTGTCTTGcgtattatattgcattaagatgaaaatatgaacatcttttttttttacaaaatttgcgTATGGGTTTTAATACATATCTTATTTAGCTCAATAAAACATTGACATTTTTGGAAACATTCTaaggacaaaataaataaggaacaacACTATACTAGAGAATACCCTTGTTGTGTAAATAACtatcatttcattaatattttaaattatcgaGATTGTAGTAGTCCATTTTAGGGTATCTTAACATAGTGaccataaataagaaaataacaaaaaaattatgaattgaatggaaaatatagcaaaaatattaaaaattttacttaattgGGTCTTTagattaaatgatttttactcATAAACAAGCTACATATGTTGAAATTTTAATCCATTGAAtctcaactatttttttgtcattcgaTGTTTCTTATATAAGCTCAACTCTATAAGTAactcaataattttgttataattaatattttcaattacttatataacaattttttgtttgtgagCAGATTATATATGCTATTATTAACTATGTAACTttataatgacaaaatataaaaataaatttcataattaagcGTGGCTGtaaatgtagaaaaaacaagttttgtgtattttaaataaCGAAATGAATTGTTTGTCAGTACATAAGGAGCGAGGGTTTGTTActttagtattatatattactcATTTTATCCTTAAGttcttaaaaatcaatattataatattcatttcattGTTGATACATTTTACAATAGGATAATTTCATTTAGGATAAATTAGTTACGATAAAAAAGTGTGTATTTTTTACTCACGATGTTATTCATTGTCATTCAAGTACTAATTTTCTATAGTTTTTTAAGTCTCTGCTATATAACGTTTGTAAAATCGCCGCTTTACATTCATATATCATGGGACAAAATGAAATCTTAAATGAAGAAACTCCTCCTAGGTTTTTTTGGACTCAAAAGCACATCATTCGTCAAGTAAATTAGAGTATTTATCCTATCCCATACTATcagtttctatatttttttctaatgtaaCTACAGATATGGGTAAGTATCGTGTCcaactttttacaaattatacaaGGCTTTGTTGTTGCAATGTCTTCCATCATGATTCCACAACTGCTTCATCCAGCAGACAAAAATGAGCTTCTTTTGACACTTGATCAAAGCTCCTGGTTTGGTGagagttatattaaaaaaaatctcaaaataacAACTCACAttcctacataaatatatagccACAACACTATCAATTGGATATTTATTTGGATCGTTCGTGGGAGCATTCAATGGTACTCTCTTTGGACAGAGAATTTCCCTAATGATTGATTGTGCAATTTGTACTACGGGACTCTTTATCATTCGATTTTCCTATTCCTACCCCGTTCTTCTTATTGGTGCAGTACTCTGTAactccaaattatatatatatattgccttAGTAATTATGCAAGTATTTGTTAGGTGGTGTGTCATCAGGATCTGGGTCTGTGACAATTCCCATTTATTCAAGTGAAATTTGTCAGCCTGAAGTTAGAGGACTTACTGGAAGCTTTCTAatgagtttttatatatttggatattGCTTCACAACGCTCATTGGTAGCTTGATACATTGGAGACATGTTCTTTGTAAtgtatatgcatacatatagATAAATAGTTAACTTTAAATCTTTCACTTTTAGCTTGCTTGGTCTTCTTTCCCATATTGActggaattattttatttacatgtccAAATTCTCCAATAtggcttattaaaaaaagtagagagTGTGAGGCTTTAAAGAGTCTCCAATATTTCAGTGCCAATGAAAAATTGGCTTATCAAGAGTTTCAAAGGGTTTATGCACACTTAAAACCTAAAATGGATTCAAATAAGAATGGTAAACCATATGTTAGTAGAaaattatatgcataaatacagaaccattcaattttaaaataattcaccATAGAAAAAGTTCCTCTCTGCTCTGAATAAAGTTCGATGTCCATCCTTTCGAAAAccttttatgattatatttttcttaacgGCCATGTTTTTTCAATGGAATGGCCTAGGAGTGATATCCTTTTATATGGTCACTTTTGTTAACGTAAGGTTAATACATTCTTTGAgacttgaatatttatttgatttctttagAAAGTTGGAATTCCAATTGAGCCTTATGCTGCTGCAACAGTCAATTGTTTAGTTAGAGCCATATTTAGTgccatttcctttttttggatTGCTAAATATCCAAGGAGGAAAGTGTATTTGCTCTCCATTACCTTTATGGGAATTGGAACTTTAATGACTTCCATTTATcatgtattattaaataatgtaagtaaatagtaaataagtttgtttcccaatgttatatttcaaaagcaATTTATGCCATCTGAGTATTTTAAGACTCTTgggattttaatttaaaaaaaatctaagttacaattataaataaactctAAAATATCTTCTCCAGCAATATTTTAGTCACTGGGGTCTTGATGAATATCAGTATTTAACTAAATGGATTCCAGCTCTTAGTTACTTCACATATGCATCAGCTGCTTCTTCTGGATATCTTCAAATAACTTATATGTTACAAGGTGAGCTCTTTCCTTCAGACTTGAGATCCATTGGATGCGGTATTATTGGGATCTGTGATGGTATATCAATGATAGTAGCAACGAAGTTTgtaagtacatttaaaaaaacatacatatatcagtATTCTATTCATTACTTAATAACTTTTAGGGACTGTATGCACTCAAAAACTACGGAGTTGctatttattttggttattCCACTCTAGTCGTATTACTTTGTTGGATATTTGTTTTCCTCTTTTTACCAGAAACTCATAAGAAACATCTAGTTGACATTGAAAGTTCATTCAAAAGTAAATCCAAATAGATTTGTATagattctttttataaaatatagatataatatcttatttagttattttcacTTGTATGTTACTGTCTattatggtaaataaaaatccacggagtgttgttcaatattttattaattaattaaagctactattgtatttaattatctgCCAATCCCgcatcttaataaaaataagatagaCCAACAATGAAccggaaataataatattgtaacttTGACCAACAAAATCAAATCTGTAGCATTGACATAAGACAAAAGATGAGCCTAATGCATTAAACCATTTTAAACCAATCAGAATTCAAAGGGATAATTCCCCAccaattaaattctttttgggtttattttgttataaacaaaagaaaacatgCTTTAGTAAGAGACAAATTAACAAGGGATGGAACTACAAAAATAGACAACTACAGTATCCGTCATAGCAAACATGGAGAAgtgtacaaaataaatcatattattttgtaaaaatttgaatattttgaaggtttttcGAGAAGTGGGATCAATAATAAGTTCGATAACGATTTGTAATAGATAAACgaatataaatgtacaaataaacAACATTGGTAGgaaccattttatttaataatattggatttattattcataaatgtacTAATAAATGTTCGAAATgcataattcaattttgatgtttttctttcATCAGTCGTACGAtctttttgttcaaagttttttcGGTTATACCTTAGCTAAATATGATCCCTCTTTTCcgaagaaaaaattatcgtGAATACAGAGAACATTCTACCAGCAATGATGCTTGGTTTGTTATGtaaattattgatgaaaaagtGGGGGGACACTTGCGATAACATCAAGTAAAAACAGTCGTGGTTCAATTATGGCGGGCCGGCGCAAAAGGTGGCCAAGCCAAGATTAACAGCCAGGAAGATTTTGTTATGCGCTTGGTGGGATTGACAGGGAATCGACTTCTATAATTTGCTCTCCTATGGCCAAACTCTTAATTCAGAGTTGTTCTGTCAACAATTGGACCGTCTGAAGGAAGCCATCGCCCAATAGCGGCCATCTTTGGACAATAGAAGAGAAATAGTGTTTCATTACGACAATGGCAGGCCATACACATCGCCATTCAATTGCTGGAAGCTCCGGGAGCTTAGTTGGGAAGTTCTTAGGCGTCCACTTTATAGTCCGGACCTGGCACCTGTTCCTCTCTATGGCACAtggttttgttgaaaaattccCCTTAAAAAAGCTAGTGAAAATTGACTTCCccatttttttgctaatagggACGAGGGTTTCCGTGAAAGAGACATTATGGAATTACCTTAAAAATGGCAACAAGCTTTAGAACAAAACGGTTCACcatatattttcctaaattgGATAATTCTTACTATgctaaataaaacattgaagtTAACGAAACAAAATAATGGAGTTCTTCTTATTATCCCTTATATAACATTCCTGATGGTTAACAGAGACCACCTACGCTAATAAATATCCGCAGAAATTTAACTTTAGagttttttgggattttttgacggtctttactttttttataaagctttatgaatttataatgaaaaccTCTTTGCTCTCGCTACACCAAGTGACAAGATCTAGTTACGCCTATGACCAACAGATACATCTTAAAGcagaacttgaaaaaaaaaaaaaattattattaaaatatggatgtccttgacattatttttttaatgattgaaaaTCACACAGTATGTGgctctttaatttattaaaatatcaacaaataaattgaaataatatgagacacttattcaaaatatttagttaagcAAACATGGAAATGTTACAACACgctttttttctcgaaaataaaaaaagaagctttacccaaaaaaatttaattcccaaTTGTATAACATTATTACagctcatatttaaaaaaaagaattctttgTAATATTTCTTCTGGATATTGTTTAAAACGGATTTTAAagtgtaaaagtaatttttttaaggagtaATATTTCTGTTATAATGTAgtacattttttgttgatttttcaaaagtaacttttgtaattattattaagttctTGTGCTCTCAGTTGATGTAATTTTATCGAAATATAAAACTCACGCgttttagataaatttaatatatccatGCATTGCTTTGTACAAAGAGATCCGATGGAGCAcgtgttacattttttaaatgtattattgtttattcttctgtgtatattaatttatgtagcTTAACTTCgcaatttattatgtttattagcTTGAAGAGGGCTGTGATGATTAGTTCTCCGatctatgtacaatgtacatatttattgtgTTAGGATAAATAGTactggaaaaaataaaagtggttttagaaaatataacagTGAATCATTTACTAGCCTCAAATCTCTGTTATAGCAGCTGCCATACATAACAAAGCCAAATTTACGGCTCGAAGgtgaataagaaaaacaatgtttattctattctttgaattatttttgagtgAATTCTTTCCTATTGTGGTAGGGCTAACACAAtacataaatttcttatttcaaaatgatgtaaataattatatacaagcCCAAATATTAATTGTACATCAAGAAAAGTTTTATGGACTTTTGAATTAGAACTcttcaaacttttaaattagGAACTTTCAAaattcatgattgatagaatgATATGTTTAAGTCAAATAAACACAAAGTTGTTCTGGAAATACACATGTATGTTCTTGAACGTGTTACAACGTTTAATGactttaattcatttgttcattgtaaatattatgtagacaGGTATATTTCAATCCTTTTAGTCATCATAAAGGTCAACACTGCGATGAGCTACTTTTCACTCATGTAATCCATCAATATTAGTTTACAGTCTTAGGCAATCCAATGTCGAAGAATTTCAATATTCAACTGAATAACCTCgacaaatttaaacaaataaaacttttcaatattttgaactcATCTACCT includes:
- the LOC121114484 gene encoding solute carrier family 2, facilitated glucose transporter member 6, with protein sequence MGQNEILNEETPPRFFWTQKHIIRQIWVSIVSNFLQIIQGFVVAMSSIMIPQLLHPADKNELLLTLDQSSWFATTLSIGYLFGSFVGAFNGTLFGQRISLMIDCAICTTGLFIIRFSYSYPVLLIGAVLCGVSSGSGSVTIPIYSSEICQPEVRGLTGSFLMSFYIFGYCFTTLIGSLIHWRHVLSCLVFFPILTGIILFTCPNSPIWLIKKSRECEALKSLQYFSANEKLAYQEFQRVYAHLKPKMDSNKNGKPYKKFLSALNKVRCPSFRKPFMIIFFLTAMFFQWNGLGVISFYMVTFVNKVGIPIEPYAAATVNCLVRAIFSAISFFWIAKYPRRKVYLLSITFMGIGTLMTSIYHVLLNNQYFSHWGLDEYQYLTKWIPALSYFTYASAASSGYLQITYMLQGELFPSDLRSIGCGIIGICDGISMIVATKFGLYALKNYGVAIYFGYSTLVVLLCWIFVFLFLPETHKKHLVDIESSFKSKSK